In Candidatus Kaistella beijingensis, a genomic segment contains:
- a CDS encoding sensor histidine kinase, whose protein sequence is MRKRSFFSKINNWVLYILFTAIVFGIALYSVFLINELRQRETNRISVFAEAMKIQQANKVIDSDTQNLLFTIFRENDKLPIIVTDGNHKAIIAEGFYRNIPEEIVNDPKKLQWLIADMESRYKPFELKISQTQKQFVYYDNSQLLNNLRYFPYMLGLFILTYIFFSFWFLQTIKKTDEGYVWAGLAKETAHQIGTPLSSMIGWIEILRLENENSEGVKEIENDINRLKTISERFSKIGSVPELNDLNINETLQQNYDYLKSRISKKVKFMLVLPQQEILIPHNRILLSWVIENIVKNAVDAMKGEGRLEINLYEKNKNVLIDFKDTGSGMTNFQARNAFKAGYSTKKRGWGLGLSLAKRVIKEYHKGDIKIVHTAVGEGSTFRILMKNG, encoded by the coding sequence ATGAGGAAACGGAGTTTTTTTTCGAAAATAAACAATTGGGTCCTTTATATCCTTTTTACCGCAATTGTTTTCGGGATTGCGCTCTATTCCGTGTTTCTGATTAATGAACTGAGACAGCGGGAAACCAACAGAATCAGTGTTTTTGCGGAAGCAATGAAAATTCAGCAAGCCAACAAGGTCATTGATTCAGATACCCAGAATTTACTGTTTACCATTTTTAGGGAGAACGACAAGCTTCCCATTATTGTTACAGATGGAAATCACAAAGCGATAATTGCTGAAGGTTTTTATAGAAATATTCCTGAAGAGATTGTTAACGACCCCAAAAAACTTCAGTGGTTGATTGCCGATATGGAAAGCCGCTACAAACCCTTTGAGCTGAAAATTTCGCAGACCCAGAAGCAGTTCGTGTACTACGACAATTCCCAACTGCTTAATAATTTGCGGTATTTTCCGTACATGTTGGGACTGTTTATTTTAACCTATATTTTCTTTTCGTTTTGGTTTCTTCAGACGATTAAAAAAACCGACGAAGGTTACGTTTGGGCGGGATTGGCAAAAGAAACCGCACATCAAATCGGTACGCCGCTCTCCTCGATGATTGGTTGGATTGAGATTCTGCGCTTGGAAAACGAAAACAGCGAAGGCGTAAAAGAAATCGAAAACGACATCAACCGACTGAAAACCATTTCTGAAAGATTCTCGAAAATCGGTTCTGTTCCGGAACTGAATGACTTGAACATCAATGAAACCTTGCAACAGAACTACGATTACCTGAAATCGCGAATTTCTAAAAAAGTGAAATTCATGTTGGTTCTGCCGCAACAAGAAATCTTGATTCCGCACAACCGAATCCTTTTGAGTTGGGTGATTGAAAATATTGTGAAAAATGCCGTGGATGCAATGAAAGGTGAAGGACGTCTTGAAATTAATCTATACGAAAAAAATAAAAACGTCCTAATCGATTTTAAAGACACCGGTTCCGGAATGACGAATTTCCAGGCGAGAAACGCCTTCAAGGCAGGATATTCTACCAAAAAACGTGGATGGGGATTAGGTTTGTCTTTGGCGAAAAGGGTGATTAAGGAATATCATAAAGGCGACATCAAAATTGTGCACACCGCCGTTGGAGAGGGAAGTACGTTTAGGATTTTGATGAAGAATGGGTGA
- the dacB gene encoding D-alanyl-D-alanine carboxypeptidase/D-alanyl-D-alanine endopeptidase, whose product MKLIPILLLGSQVFFAQNIAQKLDAATKDLLNSTPAYSANLSVYVADEAGNFIYEYKGNQGLSTASTQKIFTAAAALETLGKNYQYTTTASYSGNISAGNLSGNIFISSNGDPTLGSWRYDNYKPENFKQKLIDALKQNGISKISGDLILDDSYFDFQTTPGGWPWNDMGNYYGAGVWGLNWRENQFDINMNGKEIKNLNVDLPNVKWVNEVKTGGSSDQSLVFTAPYSDVAYINGNLPAKAVTVSGATPNPPLTLGSEIKNWLKEAGIDFNGKITSTSMQKINGEYILAAPKNNVLLEYKSPTLDKIIFWFMRKSVNFYGETLIKTLGKEKKNSGSFDAGISYLKDFWKGKGINSAMINFADGSGLSPQNYVSARAEVQSLLWSRKQPWFNEFFDGFPTQGNGMKMKSGTMKDTKSFAGYHTSKDGKKYVFAIIINNYQNSNLSDALYKVLNVLK is encoded by the coding sequence ATGAAGCTGATTCCTATTCTATTGCTCGGTTCACAAGTTTTCTTTGCACAAAATATCGCGCAAAAGTTAGATGCAGCCACCAAAGATCTATTGAATTCTACACCCGCTTATTCTGCAAATCTCTCGGTTTATGTTGCCGACGAAGCGGGAAATTTCATTTATGAATACAAAGGAAATCAGGGACTTTCAACTGCTTCCACACAGAAAATTTTCACGGCTGCAGCGGCTTTGGAAACTTTAGGAAAAAATTATCAGTACACCACGACGGCTTCTTATTCTGGAAATATTTCAGCTGGAAATCTGTCGGGAAATATTTTCATCAGTTCCAACGGAGATCCCACATTGGGAAGTTGGCGCTACGATAACTACAAACCAGAAAACTTTAAACAAAAATTAATTGATGCCCTTAAGCAAAACGGAATTTCAAAAATTTCCGGTGATTTGATTTTGGATGATTCTTACTTTGATTTTCAGACAACTCCCGGAGGTTGGCCGTGGAACGATATGGGGAATTATTACGGCGCCGGAGTTTGGGGATTGAATTGGCGTGAAAATCAGTTCGATATCAATATGAACGGTAAAGAAATTAAAAATTTGAACGTTGATTTGCCAAACGTAAAATGGGTAAATGAAGTGAAAACGGGAGGAAGTTCCGACCAAAGTTTGGTTTTTACAGCGCCTTATTCCGACGTCGCTTATATCAACGGAAATTTGCCTGCAAAAGCGGTTACTGTTTCGGGAGCAACACCCAATCCGCCTTTAACTTTAGGAAGCGAAATTAAAAATTGGCTGAAAGAAGCGGGAATTGATTTCAATGGAAAAATCACTTCCACCTCGATGCAGAAAATTAATGGTGAATATATTCTGGCTGCTCCGAAAAATAACGTACTACTCGAATACAAATCGCCGACTTTGGACAAAATTATTTTTTGGTTCATGCGAAAAAGTGTGAATTTTTATGGCGAAACTTTAATTAAAACATTAGGAAAAGAAAAGAAAAATTCGGGAAGTTTTGATGCAGGAATTTCTTATCTAAAAGATTTCTGGAAAGGAAAGGGAATCAATTCCGCAATGATTAATTTTGCCGACGGAAGCGGACTTTCTCCTCAAAATTATGTTTCAGCAAGAGCCGAAGTTCAGTCACTTTTATGGAGCAGAAAACAGCCTTGGTTCAATGAATTTTTCGATGGTTTCCCAACGCAGGGAAACGGCATGAAAATGAAAAGCGGCACGATGAAGGACACGAAATCTTTTGCAGGTTACCACACTTCCAAAGACGGTAAAAAATATGTTTTTGCAATTATCATTAACAATTATCAAAATTCAAACTTGAGCGACGCGTTGTACAAAGTGTTGAATGTATTGAAATAA
- a CDS encoding DUF5312 domain-containing protein: MASIITGLFKSQSQSQKISDDLERAGFRNSDYIVYLTDAGISKEVKTSVWQSFFNDNRILDDDSLVVSVKVRGPVSTEIARDIFRQNESIHQNYFENMRFEDAKSLEYLKRIASLRAKSEIFSSPEIQTRKTSRGINSEVFFGKN; the protein is encoded by the coding sequence ATGGCTTCAATTATTACCGGCTTGTTCAAAAGCCAAAGTCAGTCGCAGAAAATTTCTGATGATTTAGAGCGTGCAGGTTTTAGGAATTCCGACTACATTGTGTATCTTACCGATGCAGGAATTTCCAAGGAGGTAAAAACCTCAGTTTGGCAGTCATTTTTTAACGACAACCGTATCTTGGACGACGACAGTTTGGTGGTAAGCGTAAAAGTGAGAGGCCCTGTTTCGACAGAAATTGCACGGGATATTTTCAGGCAAAACGAAAGCATTCATCAAAACTATTTCGAAAACATGAGGTTTGAAGATGCAAAATCACTGGAATACCTGAAAAGAATTGCCTCGTTACGGGCGAAATCAGAAATATTTTCTTCACCGGAAATACAAACAAGAAAAACATCCAGAGGCATTAATTCGGAAGTCTTTTTCGGTAAAAATTAA
- a CDS encoding RelA/SpoT family protein, producing MVYDLEQENKEILARYKDLISNTYRTLDEEQNKLIRKAFDIALDAHKDQRRKTGEPYIYHPIEVAKIVANEIGLGATSIACALLHDVIEDSDYTYEDLKKIFGKKIADIVNGLTKISVMNHQNISIQSENYRKLLLTLSEDFRVILIKIADRLHNMRTLESMTPEKQKKIASETVYIYAPLAHRLGLYNIKSELEDLSLKFNNPDVYWDISEKLELAKENREKYVQEFTKEVSEQLAEEGLNFSIKGRAKAISSIYRKMLKQGVTFDEVFDNYAIRIIYKSDAKNEKFLAWKIYSIVTDLYHSNPQRMRDWISQPRSTGYESLHLTVLGPDKKWIEVQIRSERMDDIAEKGVAAHYKYKEGFRQNTDEKNFERWVTEIREVLENQQELSTTELLDNIKLNLYSKEVFVFTPKGEIKILPIGSTALDFAFAVHSDLGTKCLGAKVNGKLVPISYVLQNGDQVDILSSQNQKPKLDWLDIVVTSKAKSKIKAYLNSHKNEASQEGKETLQRKLRHAKINFNDEEINKMQKFFNLKTSQELFMAFQDGTLDTGDLRRYIESKSVFNNLLNRLRKSPTKNQLYEEAPETNLDMIVFGKDEEKMNYSFAKCCNVIPGDKIFGFITISDGIKVHNDNCPNAINLRAQYDYRVLPAKWVNEESFKNRIKIEIEGLDRMGMINDITAVISNNMSMDMKSMSIESNNGVFLGNINLEVKNRSQLEETFKQLKNINGVSRVKRL from the coding sequence ATGGTTTACGATTTAGAACAGGAAAACAAAGAAATTCTCGCCCGTTATAAAGACTTGATTTCCAATACGTACCGAACGTTAGATGAGGAACAGAACAAACTCATCCGCAAAGCGTTTGATATTGCTTTGGATGCACACAAAGATCAGCGCAGAAAAACCGGCGAACCATACATTTACCATCCTATTGAGGTGGCAAAAATCGTCGCGAACGAAATCGGTTTGGGTGCGACTTCTATTGCTTGTGCACTGCTTCACGACGTTATTGAAGATTCCGACTATACTTACGAAGACCTCAAAAAAATATTTGGGAAAAAGATTGCCGATATTGTGAACGGACTCACCAAAATTTCGGTGATGAACCATCAGAATATTTCGATTCAGTCAGAAAATTACCGTAAACTCTTGCTTACCCTTTCGGAAGATTTCCGGGTGATTTTAATTAAGATTGCAGACCGTCTTCACAATATGCGGACGCTCGAAAGCATGACGCCCGAAAAGCAGAAAAAAATTGCTTCGGAAACGGTTTACATCTATGCTCCTCTTGCCCACCGATTGGGACTTTATAATATTAAATCGGAACTTGAAGATTTATCTTTAAAGTTTAATAATCCTGATGTTTATTGGGACATTTCTGAAAAGTTAGAACTTGCTAAAGAAAACCGTGAAAAATATGTGCAGGAATTCACCAAAGAAGTTTCGGAACAACTTGCTGAAGAAGGCTTGAATTTTTCCATCAAAGGCCGTGCAAAAGCAATTTCCTCGATTTACAGAAAGATGCTTAAACAGGGCGTGACTTTCGATGAAGTGTTTGACAATTATGCGATTCGAATCATCTATAAATCGGATGCCAAGAACGAAAAATTTCTTGCCTGGAAAATTTATTCCATCGTAACCGACCTTTATCACAGTAATCCGCAAAGAATGCGGGATTGGATTTCGCAGCCGCGTTCCACCGGTTATGAAAGTTTGCATCTAACCGTTTTAGGTCCCGACAAAAAGTGGATCGAGGTGCAAATCCGTTCCGAAAGAATGGACGATATCGCTGAAAAAGGTGTCGCAGCACATTATAAATATAAGGAAGGTTTCAGGCAAAACACCGACGAGAAAAATTTTGAGCGTTGGGTTACAGAAATCCGCGAGGTTTTAGAAAACCAGCAAGAGCTTTCTACCACGGAACTTTTAGATAATATTAAACTGAACCTTTATTCCAAAGAAGTTTTTGTTTTTACGCCAAAAGGTGAAATTAAAATTCTTCCGATTGGTTCTACCGCGCTTGATTTTGCTTTTGCAGTTCATTCCGATTTAGGCACAAAATGTCTGGGCGCAAAAGTGAACGGGAAACTCGTTCCGATTTCTTATGTACTCCAAAACGGTGATCAAGTTGATATCCTTTCCTCCCAAAATCAAAAACCAAAATTGGATTGGTTGGATATCGTGGTTACTTCCAAAGCCAAATCTAAAATCAAGGCTTACCTCAATTCCCATAAAAATGAGGCGTCGCAAGAAGGAAAAGAAACCCTGCAGCGAAAATTGCGGCATGCGAAAATAAACTTCAATGATGAGGAAATCAACAAGATGCAAAAATTTTTCAACCTGAAGACTTCGCAGGAATTGTTTATGGCTTTTCAGGATGGAACTTTGGATACGGGAGACCTTAGGAGATACATTGAGAGCAAAAGTGTTTTCAACAATCTTCTCAACAGATTAAGAAAGTCTCCAACAAAAAATCAGTTGTACGAGGAAGCTCCGGAAACCAATCTCGACATGATTGTTTTCGGGAAAGATGAGGAAAAAATGAATTATTCCTTTGCGAAATGTTGCAACGTGATTCCAGGTGATAAAATTTTTGGATTTATCACGATTTCGGATGGTATTAAAGTACACAACGACAACTGTCCCAATGCCATCAATCTACGTGCACAGTACGATTACCGAGTTCTCCCCGCAAAATGGGTGAATGAGGAAAGTTTCAAAAACCGTATCAAAATTGAAATCGAAGGTCTGGACAGAATGGGGATGATCAACGATATTACCGCCGTAATCAGCAACAATATGAGCATGGACATGAAAAGCATGTCGATTGAATCCAACAACGGCGTTTTTCTAGGGAATATCAACCTTGAAGTGAAAAACAGAAGCCAGCTTGAGGAAACCTTTAAACAACTAAAAAACATTAATGGAGTTTCGCGGGTGAAAAGACTTTAG
- the nhaA gene encoding Na+/H+ antiporter NhaA yields MTITNYFKKFLHSSQSSGIILILCVAISLLIANSSLGESFQNLLDKNIGTELFHLNYPLSIWINDGLMAIFFLLVGLEIKREIVEGELSNFKSASLPIIAAIGGMIVPAAIYFLFNHGTEYAKGWGIPMATDIAFSLAIISMLGRKVPLSLKIFLAALAIVDDLGAILVIAVFYTDQIHWDYLGLSALMVTILVALNFFNFKKHIFYIIPGLFLWYFMHHSGIHATIAGVLLAFTIPTNISTTEISPLEKLEQKLHLPVNFLIMPIFALANTNITFQSGMVDGLFTNFGYGIILGLFLGKLLGITFFSWIFIKLKISSLPDQSSWTQVMGAALLAGIGFTMSIFIALLSFKGHPEIQDEAKFAVLVASLISGFAGYSLLRYVGKKKITKTAKA; encoded by the coding sequence TTGACCATCACCAATTATTTTAAAAAATTTCTCCACAGTTCTCAATCTTCTGGAATAATATTGATTCTCTGCGTTGCGATCTCGTTGCTAATTGCCAATTCCTCTTTGGGCGAATCTTTCCAGAATTTGCTCGATAAAAATATTGGCACCGAACTTTTTCACCTGAATTATCCATTAAGCATTTGGATTAATGATGGTTTGATGGCGATTTTCTTTTTACTGGTCGGCTTAGAAATTAAACGTGAAATTGTGGAAGGCGAACTTTCTAATTTCAAAAGTGCGTCGCTTCCCATTATTGCTGCGATTGGTGGAATGATAGTTCCTGCAGCAATTTATTTCCTTTTCAATCACGGAACGGAATACGCAAAAGGTTGGGGAATTCCTATGGCGACGGATATTGCATTTTCATTGGCGATTATTTCAATGTTGGGAAGAAAAGTTCCACTCTCCCTGAAAATTTTTTTGGCGGCACTTGCGATTGTGGATGATTTGGGAGCGATTCTGGTGATTGCGGTTTTTTATACCGACCAAATTCATTGGGATTATTTGGGACTTTCAGCTTTGATGGTGACCATTCTTGTTGCACTAAATTTCTTCAACTTCAAAAAACACATTTTTTATATTATTCCGGGATTATTTTTGTGGTACTTCATGCATCACTCCGGAATTCATGCGACCATTGCAGGAGTTTTGTTGGCATTTACTATTCCTACCAACATCTCGACAACAGAAATTTCGCCGCTTGAAAAATTAGAACAGAAACTTCATCTTCCCGTAAACTTCTTAATCATGCCGATTTTTGCTCTGGCAAACACCAACATTACATTCCAGTCGGGAATGGTGGACGGGCTTTTCACCAATTTCGGGTACGGAATTATTTTAGGATTGTTTTTAGGAAAACTTCTTGGAATTACGTTTTTTTCATGGATCTTTATCAAACTGAAAATCAGTTCTTTGCCTGATCAAAGTTCATGGACGCAGGTTATGGGCGCTGCACTTCTGGCCGGAATTGGATTCACCATGTCGATTTTTATAGCCCTGCTTTCATTCAAAGGTCATCCGGAAATTCAGGATGAAGCAAAATTTGCTGTTCTTGTAGCATCATTGATTTCAGGTTTTGCAGGGTACTCTTTACTGCGATATGTGGGGAAAAAGAAAATAACAAAAACTGCTAAAGCATAA